One window of the Rhodococcus sovatensis genome contains the following:
- a CDS encoding Ms4533A family Cys-rich leader peptide yields the protein MSAAAVYRVRHELALIAVGMLAVADIDCRPTS from the coding sequence GTGTCTGCCGCTGCCGTGTACCGGGTCCGCCATGAGTTGGCGTTGATCGCAGTCGGCATGCTTGCAGTCGCCGACATCGACTGTCGACCCACATCCTGA
- the cysT gene encoding sulfate ABC transporter permease subunit CysT: MSTRSGDPAPRKGRKFRGPGSVGPLGLGVAVLWLSIIVLLPLAALTVKSFDDGLAGFWDAITTTRAIATFKVTLEVSAAAAVVNLVFGTLIAWVLVRDEFPGKKFVNALIDLPFALPTIVASLVLLSLYGPASPIGLVFNATKPAVVVALLFVTLPFVVRAVQPVLIELDREVEEAAASLGANNWTIFRTIVLPVLLPSVLSGTGLAFARAIGEFGSVVLIGGNIPGETQIASQYIRELIEYDRPVDAAAISVVLLALAFVVLFVLRIVGNRLARREEQNR; this comes from the coding sequence ATGTCGACGAGAAGTGGAGATCCCGCACCGCGGAAGGGCCGCAAGTTCAGAGGCCCGGGCTCGGTCGGACCGCTGGGTCTCGGTGTCGCAGTCCTGTGGTTGAGCATCATCGTTCTGCTGCCGCTTGCTGCCCTGACCGTCAAATCGTTCGACGATGGCCTGGCCGGGTTCTGGGATGCCATCACCACGACCCGTGCGATCGCGACGTTCAAGGTCACGCTCGAGGTCTCCGCGGCGGCGGCCGTCGTCAACCTCGTGTTCGGTACTTTGATCGCCTGGGTCTTGGTGCGCGACGAGTTTCCCGGTAAGAAATTCGTCAACGCTCTGATCGACCTTCCGTTCGCGCTCCCCACCATCGTCGCCAGCCTCGTGCTGCTCTCGCTCTACGGCCCAGCGAGCCCGATCGGTCTGGTGTTCAACGCCACCAAGCCCGCTGTGGTCGTGGCACTGCTGTTCGTCACACTCCCGTTCGTCGTGCGGGCCGTGCAGCCGGTGCTGATCGAACTGGATCGGGAGGTCGAGGAGGCAGCTGCGTCACTCGGTGCGAACAACTGGACGATCTTCCGCACGATCGTGCTACCGGTCCTGTTGCCCTCGGTACTCAGCGGGACCGGACTCGCCTTCGCTCGTGCGATCGGTGAGTTCGGATCCGTCGTGCTGATCGGCGGCAACATCCCTGGAGAAACACAGATCGCATCGCAGTACATCCGCGAACTGATCGAGTACGACCGACCGGTCGACGCGGCAGCCATCTCGGTGGTTCTTCTCGCGCTCGCGTTCGTAGTGCTGTTCGTACTCCGCATCGTCGGAAACCGCCTCGCTCGACGAGAGGAACAGAACCGATGA
- the lepA gene encoding translation elongation factor 4, producing the protein MGPDISCKRQQRIRVPSFADTTFTDPSRIRNFCIIAHIDHGKSTLADRMLQLTGVVDDRSMRAQYLDRMDIERERGITIKAQNVRLPWVVDGEEFVLHLIDTPGHVDFTYEVSRALEACEGAVLLVDAAQGIEAQTLANLYLALDKELTIIPVLNKIDLPAADPDRYAAEIAHIIGCEADDVLRVSGKTGVGVEELLNEVVKLVPAPVGNPDGPARAMIFDSVYDTYRGVVTYVRVVDGALNPREKVTMMSTGSTHELLEVGIVSPDPKPTKGLGVGEVGYLITGVKDVRQSKVGDTVTTFRKGATEPLTGYREPRPMVYSGLYPLDGSDYPDLRDALEKLQLNDAALTYEPETSVALGFGFRCGFLGLLHMEITRERLEREFNLDLISTSPNVVYRVEMEDKAEHIVTNPSYWPEGKVRDVYEPMVKCTIISPSEFIGSIMELCQGRRGELGGMDYLSETRVELRYTIPMAEIIFDFFDILKSRTRGYASLDYEEIGEQSAALVKVDILLQGEAVDAFSAIVHKDAAAAYGNKMTTKLKELIPRQQFEVPIQAAIGSRIIARENIRAIRKDVLAKCYGGDISRKRKLLEKQKEGKKRMKTIGRVEVPQEAFVAALSSESSTDKPKK; encoded by the coding sequence ATGGGTCCGGATATCTCCTGCAAACGCCAGCAAAGGATACGAGTGCCCAGCTTCGCCGACACGACGTTCACCGATCCCTCCCGGATCAGGAACTTCTGCATCATCGCCCACATCGACCACGGCAAGTCGACGCTGGCAGATCGGATGTTGCAGCTCACGGGCGTCGTCGACGATCGGTCGATGCGGGCTCAGTACCTCGACCGTATGGACATCGAACGCGAACGCGGCATCACCATCAAGGCGCAGAACGTCCGTCTGCCCTGGGTGGTCGACGGCGAGGAATTCGTCCTGCATCTCATCGACACCCCCGGCCACGTCGACTTCACCTACGAGGTTTCGCGTGCACTCGAGGCGTGTGAGGGTGCGGTCCTGCTCGTCGACGCTGCGCAGGGGATCGAGGCGCAGACCTTGGCGAACCTCTACCTCGCACTCGACAAAGAGCTGACGATCATCCCGGTCCTGAACAAGATCGATCTGCCTGCCGCCGACCCCGATCGGTATGCCGCCGAGATCGCCCACATCATCGGTTGCGAGGCCGACGACGTGCTGCGTGTCTCCGGCAAGACCGGTGTCGGTGTCGAGGAGCTCCTCAACGAGGTCGTCAAGCTCGTTCCTGCGCCCGTCGGTAATCCCGACGGCCCGGCCCGCGCGATGATCTTCGACTCCGTCTACGACACCTACCGCGGTGTCGTCACCTACGTCCGAGTTGTCGACGGCGCCCTCAACCCGCGCGAGAAGGTCACCATGATGTCGACCGGCTCGACGCACGAGTTGCTCGAAGTCGGTATCGTCTCGCCCGATCCGAAGCCGACCAAGGGCCTCGGCGTCGGTGAGGTGGGGTACCTCATCACCGGTGTCAAGGATGTGCGCCAGTCGAAGGTCGGCGACACCGTCACCACCTTCCGCAAGGGTGCGACCGAGCCGCTCACCGGGTACCGCGAACCTCGTCCGATGGTCTATTCCGGGCTGTACCCGCTCGATGGTTCCGACTACCCCGATCTGCGCGACGCGCTCGAGAAGCTCCAACTCAACGACGCAGCGCTCACGTACGAGCCGGAAACCTCGGTGGCTCTCGGTTTCGGATTCCGTTGCGGCTTCCTCGGATTGCTGCACATGGAGATCACTCGCGAGCGGCTCGAGCGCGAGTTCAACCTCGATCTCATCTCCACCTCGCCGAACGTCGTCTACCGCGTCGAGATGGAAGACAAGGCCGAGCACATCGTCACCAATCCGTCGTACTGGCCCGAGGGCAAGGTGCGTGACGTGTACGAGCCGATGGTGAAGTGCACGATCATTTCGCCGAGTGAGTTCATCGGCTCGATCATGGAGCTGTGCCAGGGCAGGCGCGGCGAGCTCGGTGGAATGGACTACCTGTCCGAGACGCGTGTCGAGCTGCGCTACACCATCCCGATGGCGGAGATCATCTTCGACTTCTTCGACATCCTGAAGTCGCGCACACGTGGGTATGCGAGCCTCGACTACGAGGAGATCGGCGAGCAGAGCGCAGCGCTGGTCAAGGTCGACATCTTGCTCCAGGGTGAGGCGGTGGACGCGTTCTCGGCGATCGTGCACAAGGACGCTGCTGCTGCCTACGGCAACAAGATGACGACCAAGCTCAAGGAACTGATCCCTCGCCAGCAGTTCGAGGTGCCGATCCAGGCCGCCATCGGATCACGCATCATCGCGCGCGAGAACATCAGGGCAATCCGCAAGGACGTCTTGGCGAAGTGCTACGGCGGCGACATCAGCCGCAAGCGCAAGCTGCTCGAGAAGCAGAAGGAAGGCAAGAAGCGGATGAAGACCATCGGCCGCGTCGAGGTGCCGCAGGAGGCGTTCGTCGCCGCGTTGTCATCCGAGTCGTCGACGGACAAACCGAAGAAGTAG
- a CDS encoding iron ABC transporter substrate-binding protein, which produces MGRVHRLALLSISATVAVGLVACSSSPEESDSGAQSSEATAESVVVYSGRDEDLVDPLISRIGGNIEVDYSGNTNAQAAKILEEGDASPADVFYGQDAGALGALDEAGALAPLPQDILELVPEQYRGADGTWVATSARARVLAYNSDIVTASDLPTGIDGLLDPRWRGQIGYAPTNASFQAFVTALRVQRGEDGARQWLDGFLANEPVAFEGNGPLMTAVNDGQVATGLTNHYYWYPFKAENGDAAPIELHYFAPGDPGALVNVAGAGVLATSTNQEAAQDFVRELLSAESQAYFADETAEYPVIDGVTSSYDLPPLADLGASDIDLGQLASLEQTQALLTEVGMI; this is translated from the coding sequence ATGGGTCGCGTTCATCGCTTGGCGCTGCTGTCCATCAGTGCCACTGTTGCCGTCGGATTGGTGGCGTGTAGTTCGTCTCCCGAGGAGTCGGACTCGGGTGCGCAGTCCAGCGAGGCGACCGCCGAGTCGGTCGTCGTCTACTCGGGGCGCGACGAGGACCTCGTCGATCCACTGATCTCCCGTATCGGCGGAAACATCGAGGTCGACTACTCCGGAAACACCAACGCGCAAGCCGCGAAGATTCTCGAAGAGGGCGACGCGTCGCCCGCCGACGTCTTCTACGGCCAGGATGCCGGCGCACTTGGAGCGTTGGACGAGGCGGGAGCATTGGCACCGTTGCCGCAGGACATCCTCGAACTCGTTCCCGAGCAGTATCGAGGCGCCGACGGCACCTGGGTCGCGACATCGGCACGGGCAAGGGTCTTGGCGTACAACTCCGACATCGTCACCGCGTCCGATCTGCCGACCGGCATCGACGGCTTGTTGGATCCGCGCTGGCGCGGACAGATCGGCTATGCACCGACCAACGCATCGTTCCAAGCATTCGTCACCGCACTGCGCGTCCAGCGTGGGGAAGACGGAGCCCGCCAGTGGTTGGACGGATTCCTCGCAAACGAACCGGTTGCCTTCGAGGGCAACGGTCCGCTGATGACCGCAGTGAACGACGGACAGGTGGCCACCGGGCTGACCAACCACTACTACTGGTACCCGTTCAAAGCGGAGAACGGCGACGCAGCACCGATCGAACTGCACTACTTTGCTCCGGGTGACCCTGGCGCTCTGGTGAACGTGGCAGGCGCAGGTGTTCTCGCGACGTCGACCAATCAGGAAGCGGCGCAGGATTTCGTGCGCGAACTCCTGTCCGCGGAATCGCAGGCCTACTTCGCCGACGAAACCGCCGAGTATCCCGTGATCGACGGAGTCACATCGAGTTATGACCTTCCTCCGCTCGCCGATCTGGGCGCATCGGACATCGATCTGGGCCAGCTGGCATCGCTCGAGCAGACTCAGGCGTTGCTCACCGAGGTCGGAATGATCTAG
- a CDS encoding nitronate monooxygenase — protein MTSRILGALSVPIISAPMAGGPSTPEMAIAVSRSGGLGMLAGALLDIDRFAAQVQAMREVLFGVNLFLPDDPTGADVEAYVRRISPWLDKYHVEPGVLPRRDDFYPEKFRWLVDNPVPLVSSTFGTFSAAEVAALHEVGTEVWCTVTSAAEAIEADANGVDALVVQGPEAGGHRGSFDGSAPDAPLADVLADVRAVSELPRIAAGGLMDGTDVAPLLESGAAHAAQLGTAFLNTTEAGTRQVHREQLTSTSETAVTRAFSGRPARGIVNEFMRDNSEDAPLAYPDVHYLTAPMRAEAGKAGDPAALSMWAGTGHLRAREATVSELMAEWADQLERRR, from the coding sequence ATGACGTCGCGAATCCTAGGAGCACTGTCGGTGCCGATCATCAGCGCACCGATGGCAGGGGGACCGTCGACGCCGGAGATGGCGATCGCGGTCTCACGGTCCGGAGGGCTGGGCATGCTTGCCGGTGCGCTCCTCGATATCGACAGATTCGCCGCTCAGGTGCAGGCGATGCGCGAGGTTCTCTTCGGCGTCAACCTCTTCCTGCCCGACGATCCGACGGGCGCGGACGTCGAAGCCTATGTCCGACGCATCTCGCCGTGGCTCGACAAGTACCACGTCGAACCCGGGGTTCTGCCACGCCGCGACGATTTCTATCCGGAGAAGTTCCGCTGGCTCGTCGACAACCCGGTGCCGCTCGTGAGCAGCACGTTCGGAACGTTCAGTGCAGCTGAAGTAGCCGCACTCCACGAGGTCGGCACCGAAGTGTGGTGCACCGTCACCTCGGCCGCAGAGGCAATCGAAGCCGATGCCAACGGCGTCGACGCTCTCGTCGTGCAAGGGCCGGAAGCCGGTGGCCACCGGGGGAGTTTCGACGGCTCGGCCCCCGATGCGCCCCTTGCCGATGTGCTGGCGGATGTTCGTGCAGTGTCGGAGCTGCCGAGAATCGCCGCCGGCGGACTGATGGACGGCACCGACGTTGCGCCGCTGCTGGAATCGGGGGCAGCGCACGCAGCCCAACTCGGAACTGCATTTCTGAACACCACGGAAGCCGGAACCCGGCAGGTTCACCGCGAACAACTGACGTCGACGTCGGAAACCGCTGTCACACGTGCTTTTTCGGGCCGTCCGGCAAGAGGGATCGTCAACGAGTTCATGCGCGACAACTCCGAGGATGCGCCGCTCGCGTATCCGGACGTGCACTATTTGACCGCGCCGATGCGGGCCGAGGCAGGCAAAGCAGGCGATCCGGCGGCGCTGTCCATGTGGGCAGGAACCGGGCACCTGCGCGCCCGCGAGGCGACGGTGTCCGAGCTGATGGCCGAGTGGGCCGATCAGCTCGAACGCCGCCGCTGA
- a CDS encoding sulfate ABC transporter substrate-binding protein, with the protein MRHNSRSLLTTFAAVGTLVLAACGGGSSDVVGGDGGSSNGTPLTLVGYAVPKNGWDLIGPAFAGTEGGKDTAINADYAASGNQSRKVADGAPADIVNFSVEPDVTRLVKAGIVDESWNENAYGGVPFGSVVTLVVREGNPKNIQTWDDLLKPDVQVISPSPLSSGSAKWNLLAPYAAKSNGGQDKQAGLDYVQQLVSGHFPVQPESGRAATEAFLQGQGDVLLSYENEALLIEERGEKVEHIDVADTFRIDNPVAVVNTSSQLEKANALNDFIYTDEGQRIWAEAGFRPVNPEIAAEFSDKFFTPEALRTIDDLGGWESVDTELFGDNGAITAIYKESTE; encoded by the coding sequence ATGAGGCACAACTCTCGATCCCTGCTCACCACATTCGCGGCCGTAGGGACGCTCGTGTTGGCTGCCTGCGGGGGTGGATCGAGCGACGTCGTCGGAGGCGACGGCGGATCGAGCAACGGGACCCCACTCACCTTGGTTGGGTACGCCGTGCCGAAGAACGGCTGGGACCTGATCGGACCCGCGTTCGCCGGCACTGAAGGCGGCAAGGATACGGCCATCAACGCCGACTACGCCGCCTCGGGAAACCAGTCGCGCAAGGTCGCCGACGGCGCCCCGGCCGATATCGTCAACTTCTCGGTCGAGCCCGACGTGACGCGTCTGGTCAAGGCCGGCATCGTCGACGAGTCGTGGAACGAAAATGCATACGGCGGAGTGCCTTTCGGGTCGGTCGTCACGCTCGTTGTGCGCGAAGGTAACCCGAAGAACATTCAGACCTGGGACGATCTACTGAAGCCGGATGTCCAGGTCATCAGCCCGAGCCCACTCAGCTCGGGATCGGCGAAGTGGAATCTCCTCGCGCCGTACGCAGCGAAGAGCAACGGCGGCCAGGACAAGCAGGCAGGGCTGGACTACGTTCAGCAGCTCGTGTCCGGGCACTTCCCAGTCCAGCCCGAGTCCGGCCGCGCCGCAACGGAAGCGTTCCTGCAGGGTCAGGGTGACGTGCTCCTCAGCTACGAGAACGAGGCACTCCTGATCGAGGAGCGGGGAGAGAAGGTCGAGCACATCGACGTCGCCGACACGTTCCGAATCGACAACCCCGTCGCCGTCGTCAACACGAGTTCGCAGCTGGAGAAGGCCAACGCGCTCAACGACTTCATCTACACCGACGAAGGGCAGCGGATCTGGGCCGAAGCAGGCTTCCGTCCGGTGAACCCGGAGATCGCGGCCGAGTTCTCCGACAAGTTCTTCACCCCAGAAGCGCTCCGCACGATCGATGATCTCGGTGGCTGGGAGTCGGTGGACACGGAACTGTTCGGCGACAACGGTGCCATCACGGCGATCTACAAAGAGAGCACCGAGTAA
- a CDS encoding glycoside hydrolase family 15 protein produces MSYRSSFPPIDDYAFLSDCETTCLIARNGSVEWMCVPRPDSPSVFGAVLDRSAGHFRVGPYGQSVPAARRYLPGGLIIETTWQTETGWLIIRDALVMGPWHNTDQRSRTHKRAPSDWDAEHILLRTIKCVNGTVELEMSCEPAFDYHRAPARWEYTGKVYEEATATCEASSVGDQPTLKLTSNLRLGIEGREARARTRMTEGDNVFIALSWSDLPAPQTFEEAAEKMWRTSECWRQWITIGRFPDHPWRGYLQRSALALKGLTYAPTGALLAASTTSLPETPGGERNWDYRYAWVRDSTFALWGLYTLGLDREANDFFSFMSDVSMTEDGRANPLQVMYGIGGEKTLEESELPHLSGYDGAKPVRIGNGAYNQEQHDIWGTMLDSVYLHVKSREHVPESLWPLLKRQVEEAIANWRKPDRGIWEVRGEPQHFTSSKVMCWVALDRGAKLAAIHGETDYANQWNEIADEIKEDILEHGVDERGVLTQRYGHESLDASLLLVPLLRFLPADDPRVRATVLAIADELTVDGLVLRYKVDTTDDGLEGEEGTFTICSFWLVSALVEIDELPRAKHLCERLLGYASPLKLYAEEIDARTGRHLGNFPQAFTHLALINAVVHVIRAEESQAAGHFQPAHTN; encoded by the coding sequence ATGTCCTATCGCAGCTCGTTCCCGCCCATCGACGACTACGCCTTTCTGTCCGACTGCGAGACGACCTGCCTCATCGCCCGCAACGGGTCCGTCGAGTGGATGTGTGTTCCACGGCCGGACTCGCCGAGCGTCTTCGGCGCAGTCCTCGATCGAAGCGCCGGCCACTTTCGCGTCGGACCGTACGGGCAATCCGTTCCCGCTGCCCGCCGATACCTGCCGGGCGGGCTGATCATCGAGACGACGTGGCAGACCGAGACCGGATGGCTCATCATCCGAGACGCCCTGGTGATGGGACCGTGGCACAACACCGATCAACGGTCCCGCACCCACAAGCGGGCCCCGTCGGATTGGGACGCCGAGCACATACTGCTCAGGACGATCAAGTGCGTCAACGGCACCGTCGAGCTCGAGATGAGTTGCGAGCCGGCCTTCGACTATCACCGGGCTCCCGCTCGATGGGAGTACACCGGCAAGGTCTACGAGGAGGCTACGGCCACCTGCGAGGCCAGTTCCGTCGGCGACCAACCGACTCTGAAGCTGACCAGCAATCTTCGACTCGGCATCGAGGGACGCGAGGCACGAGCGCGCACGCGGATGACGGAGGGAGACAACGTCTTCATTGCGTTGTCGTGGTCGGATCTGCCGGCACCGCAAACATTCGAGGAGGCCGCCGAGAAGATGTGGCGTACCTCCGAGTGTTGGCGACAGTGGATCACGATCGGACGCTTCCCCGATCACCCGTGGCGTGGCTACCTGCAGCGCAGTGCGCTGGCGCTGAAGGGCCTGACCTACGCACCGACCGGTGCGCTGCTGGCGGCGTCGACGACGTCTCTTCCGGAAACTCCCGGTGGAGAACGCAACTGGGACTATCGCTACGCGTGGGTCCGCGATTCGACCTTCGCACTGTGGGGCCTGTACACGCTGGGTCTCGATCGAGAGGCCAACGACTTCTTCTCGTTCATGTCGGATGTGTCGATGACCGAGGACGGGCGCGCCAATCCGCTGCAGGTGATGTACGGAATCGGCGGCGAGAAGACACTGGAGGAAAGCGAACTGCCGCACCTGTCCGGCTACGACGGCGCCAAGCCCGTACGCATCGGAAACGGCGCGTACAACCAGGAGCAGCACGATATCTGGGGCACCATGCTCGACTCCGTCTACCTACACGTCAAGTCGCGCGAGCATGTCCCCGAGTCGCTGTGGCCACTGCTCAAGAGGCAGGTCGAGGAAGCGATCGCCAATTGGCGCAAACCCGACCGCGGCATCTGGGAAGTACGCGGCGAACCGCAGCACTTCACCTCCTCCAAGGTCATGTGTTGGGTCGCACTCGATCGCGGAGCGAAGCTCGCGGCAATCCACGGCGAGACGGATTACGCAAATCAATGGAACGAGATCGCCGACGAGATCAAGGAGGACATTCTCGAGCACGGCGTCGACGAACGCGGCGTCCTGACGCAGCGGTACGGCCACGAATCACTCGATGCCTCACTGCTACTCGTGCCACTGCTTCGATTCCTGCCTGCTGACGATCCTCGGGTCCGAGCCACGGTGCTGGCGATCGCCGACGAATTGACCGTCGACGGACTTGTCCTGCGCTACAAGGTCGACACCACCGACGACGGCCTCGAAGGCGAGGAAGGAACGTTCACGATCTGTTCCTTCTGGCTCGTGTCGGCGCTCGTCGAGATCGACGAACTCCCCCGTGCCAAGCATCTGTGCGAACGCCTGCTCGGCTACGCCAGCCCACTCAAGCTCTATGCGGAAGAGATCGACGCTCGGACTGGTCGGCACCTCGGGAACTTTCCCCAGGCGTTCACCCATCTGGCTCTGATCAACGCTGTCGTGCACGTGATCCGCGCCGAAGAATCTCAGGCGGCTGGACACTTCCAGCCCGCGCACACCAACTGA
- a CDS encoding sulfate ABC transporter ATP-binding protein: protein MTASKADEIEISVVGGKKNYGDFAALDDVSIDIPKGSLTALLGPSGSGKSTLLRSIAGLEQLDSGQVILGGQDVTWISPQRREIGFVFQHYAAFKHLSVRDNVAFGLKIRKRPKPEIKRKVDELLEIVGLAGFQNRFPAQLSGGQRQRMALARALAVDPQVLLLDEPFGALDAKVREDLRTWLRRLHDEVHVTTVLVTHDQEEALDVADRIAVLNKGKIEQVGTPEDLYDRPETDFVMSFLGQVSKLNGLLVRPHDIRVGRDPSMALAQATGTAESAGVTRAVVERVVHLGFEVKVELKNLATGEAFTAQITRGDSEALQLETGESVYVRATRIPKVAASGDLPGAQTMAAGQAS from the coding sequence ATGACTGCATCGAAGGCCGACGAGATCGAGATCTCCGTCGTCGGCGGCAAGAAGAACTACGGCGACTTCGCCGCACTCGACGACGTCAGCATCGACATTCCCAAGGGTTCGCTGACGGCGCTGCTCGGTCCGAGCGGCTCGGGAAAGTCGACGCTGCTGCGATCGATCGCAGGTCTGGAGCAGCTCGACTCCGGCCAGGTGATTCTGGGTGGACAGGACGTCACCTGGATCAGCCCCCAGCGTCGTGAGATCGGGTTCGTGTTCCAGCACTACGCCGCGTTCAAGCACCTCAGCGTGCGCGACAACGTGGCGTTCGGGTTGAAGATCAGGAAGCGTCCGAAACCCGAGATCAAGCGCAAGGTCGACGAACTGCTCGAGATCGTCGGCCTGGCAGGGTTCCAGAACAGGTTCCCGGCTCAGCTGTCCGGCGGCCAGCGCCAGCGGATGGCACTCGCGCGCGCTCTGGCTGTCGACCCGCAGGTGTTGCTTCTCGACGAGCCGTTCGGCGCGCTCGACGCGAAGGTCCGTGAGGACCTTCGGACGTGGCTGCGTCGGCTGCACGACGAAGTCCATGTGACAACGGTTCTCGTCACGCACGATCAGGAGGAGGCCCTCGACGTCGCGGACCGCATCGCGGTGTTGAACAAGGGCAAGATCGAGCAGGTCGGCACGCCGGAGGATCTGTACGACAGGCCGGAGACCGATTTCGTGATGTCGTTTCTCGGACAGGTCTCGAAGCTGAACGGACTCCTTGTACGCCCGCATGACATTCGCGTCGGTCGGGATCCGAGCATGGCGCTCGCGCAGGCGACCGGTACTGCCGAATCGGCCGGGGTCACACGCGCGGTCGTCGAGCGCGTCGTGCACCTCGGGTTCGAGGTCAAGGTCGAGTTGAAGAACCTGGCTACGGGTGAGGCATTCACGGCCCAGATCACCCGGGGTGACAGCGAGGCGCTGCAGCTGGAAACAGGGGAGTCGGTCTATGTGAGGGCCACCCGAATCCCGAAGGTCGCCGCGAGCGGCGACCTTCCGGGCGCCCAGACGATGGCAGCTGGGCAGGCTAGCTGA
- a CDS encoding type II toxin-antitoxin system PemK/MazF family toxin, whose product MAGNWSKFTKELGNIALREGPRLFRQLQSSGALQKGKDAITGKSSSGPTVEPGRPVASHTVPTAQRARAVEYSPDLDGKADPGEIVWTWVAYEEDASQGKDRPVLVVGRDGKTLLGLMLSSQDKRDGDPDWVSIGSGSWDAEGRPSWIRLDRVLDVPETGIRREGAILAKTKFDAVASRLRSDYSWS is encoded by the coding sequence ATGGCTGGCAACTGGAGCAAATTCACGAAGGAACTCGGCAACATCGCACTCCGCGAGGGCCCGAGGCTGTTTCGGCAGTTGCAGAGTTCGGGTGCTCTGCAAAAAGGTAAGGACGCGATCACCGGCAAGTCGAGCAGCGGGCCGACCGTCGAGCCAGGCCGTCCGGTCGCGTCGCACACCGTGCCGACCGCGCAGCGGGCTCGGGCAGTCGAGTACTCCCCTGATCTGGACGGCAAGGCCGATCCCGGCGAGATCGTGTGGACGTGGGTGGCGTACGAGGAGGACGCCAGCCAGGGCAAGGACCGGCCTGTCCTGGTTGTGGGCCGCGACGGGAAGACGCTGCTGGGACTGATGTTGTCGAGCCAGGACAAGCGCGACGGCGACCCCGACTGGGTGTCGATCGGGTCCGGATCCTGGGACGCCGAGGGTAGACCCAGCTGGATCAGACTCGACCGTGTTCTCGACGTCCCCGAAACCGGAATTCGTCGCGAGGGTGCAATTCTCGCGAAGACGAAGTTCGACGCCGTCGCGTCGAGGCTTCGCTCCGACTACAGCTGGTCCTAG
- the cysW gene encoding sulfate ABC transporter permease subunit CysW encodes MKIALPIKLSLRTIALLYLAALVLFPLGAILYRTFENGFVEFWGLITTPAAQSALQLSLLIVAIVVPINVVFGVITALALVRGRFRGKGILESIVDLPFAVSPIVTGVALILLWGANGWFGGIESLGFKIIFALPGMVIATIFVTLPFVVREVEPVLYEIGEEQEEAASTLGASSLQTFWRITLPAIRWGLTYGIVLTVARSLGEFGAVIMVSTNLPGISQTLTLLVNSRYEDFNPQGAYAASTLLMFIAVIVLLLMTTLDEKRTK; translated from the coding sequence ATGAAGATCGCCCTACCGATCAAGCTCTCGCTCCGCACGATTGCCCTCCTGTATCTGGCGGCCCTCGTTCTCTTTCCCCTCGGCGCGATTCTGTACCGAACCTTCGAGAACGGGTTCGTCGAGTTCTGGGGTCTCATCACGACGCCTGCAGCCCAATCTGCGCTGCAGCTGTCGTTGCTCATCGTGGCGATCGTGGTGCCGATCAACGTCGTGTTCGGAGTCATCACGGCATTGGCCCTTGTGCGCGGGCGCTTTCGAGGCAAGGGAATACTCGAGTCCATCGTCGATCTTCCGTTCGCGGTGTCGCCCATCGTCACTGGCGTGGCACTGATCCTGCTGTGGGGCGCGAACGGGTGGTTCGGTGGAATCGAGAGCCTCGGATTCAAGATCATCTTTGCGCTTCCTGGCATGGTCATCGCGACGATCTTCGTGACCCTTCCGTTCGTGGTGCGCGAGGTCGAGCCGGTCCTGTACGAGATCGGGGAGGAGCAGGAAGAGGCGGCATCGACACTGGGTGCGTCGTCGCTACAAACGTTCTGGCGCATCACTCTTCCGGCGATCCGGTGGGGTTTGACCTACGGAATCGTGTTGACCGTGGCTCGTTCGCTCGGTGAATTCGGTGCCGTGATCATGGTGTCGACCAACCTGCCCGGTATCTCGCAGACCCTTACACTCCTGGTCAACTCGCGGTACGAAGACTTCAACCCGCAGGGTGCATATGCGGCGTCGACTCTGCTCATGTTCATCGCCGTCATCGTGCTGCTTCTGATGACTACCCTCGACGAGAAGAGGACGAAGTAA